A single genomic interval of Juglans regia cultivar Chandler chromosome 1, Walnut 2.0, whole genome shotgun sequence harbors:
- the LOC109021009 gene encoding WAT1-related protein At5g64700, which yields MDEKKPYLAVILIQAIYAGMFLLSKAAFNGGMNNFVFVFYRQAAATIFIAPLALFFEWKKVVPLSFVTFCKIFLLSLFGITLSLDIHGMALVYTSATLAAATTNCLPVITFFLAVLLRKEVLKLRTAAGVAKLSGILVCMAGAAILALYRGPQFNLLGHHHHLFGLPKTQESYAHDLSSSKTWLKGCFLFLVSTTLWGLWLVLQAPVMKSYPPKLLFTTLQCLFSSIQSFAIAIAFERDPDQWKLGWNVRLVAVAYCGIVVTGVTYYLQACVIEMKGPVFLAMSTPLALIITMLSSAILLGEIIGLGSVLGGTLLVGGLYSVLWGKGREQKIMNEGSTLTAEVDHIKECSELKEAAAAAISKSPPPLLIV from the exons ATGGATGAGAAGAAGCCTTATTTGGCCGTGATTCTCATACAAGCAATATATGCAGGCATGTTCTTGCTTTCCAAGGCCGCATTCAATGGTGGTATGAATAATTTCGTGTTTGTTTTCTATAGACAAGCTGCGGCAACCATTTTCATAGCTCCTCTCGCCTTGTTCTTTGAGTG GAAAAAGGTGGTTCCCTTGTCATTTGTGACCTTCTGCaagatttttcttctctctctatttgg GATCACTTTAAGCCTAGATATCCACGGTATGGCACTTGTTTATACGTCAGCAACTTTGGCTGCTGCAACTACAAACTGCCTTCCTGTCATAACTTTCTTCTTGGCTGTATTACTCAG GAAGGAGGTGTTGAAGTTGAGGACAGCCGCGGGGGTTGCAAAGCTTTCAGGCATACTGGTTTGCATGGCCGGTGCAGCCATCCTTGCCTTATACAGGGGGCCGCAGTTCAACCTCTTGGGCCATCATCATCACCTCTTCGGTCTCCCTAAAACCCAAGAATCTTATGCCCATGATCTTTCTTCCAGCAAAACGTGGTTAAAGGGTTGCTTCCTCTTCCTTGTTTCCACCACCTTGTGGGGTTTGTGGCTTGTTTTgcag GCGCCGGTTATGAAAAGCTACCCTCCAAAGCTTCTCTTCACGACTCTTCAGTGTCTTTTCAGCTCCATTCAGTCATTTGCCATTGCCATTGCTTTCGAAAGAGACCCTGATCAATGGAAGCTGGGCTGGAATGTTAGGCTTGTAGCCGTCGCCTACTGC GGAATAGTTGTAACTGGCGTTACATACTACTTGCAAGCATGCGTTATTGAGATGAAGGGGCCGGTTTTTCTTGCCATGTCTACTCCTTTGGCCCTGATAATTACAATGCTGTCTTCTGCAATTCTCTTAGGCGAGATCATTGGCCTGGGAAg TGTTTTAGGTGGGACCTTGTTGGTTGGAGGGCTATACAGTGTTCTGTGGGGGAAGGGTAGAGAACAAAAAATCATGAACGAGGGGAGTACCTTAACGGCTGAAGTTGATCACATTAAGGAATGCTCAGAATTGaaagaagcagcagcagcagcaataTCCAAAAGTCCACCACCCTTATTAATTGTATAA